The DNA sequence GGCGCTGTAGTTAGCTGGTGGCAGAAAAGAGGTGGATTGAAGCATCTGATAAAGATATATGTTAAACCAAATCTTTCACCTGAGGTGCAGAAATTTTCTTATCAGATAGGCGTAAAATTAGCTACTAAGCCAGAAGGGATTACCTTAAAAGAAGCGGGGACAGAAAACTTAGATAAACTAAAGGAATTAGAGGAGGCAGGTCTTATAGAACAAACTAAAGAAGGCAAATGGAAGCTTGTTAATCGGGATATGTCAGCGCACCAGAATGCCTGTTTTGTTTTGCCTCAAGCAAGTGAAAATTTAACCTTTGGGAAAAAAGTTATCAAGACCTTTAAAATTTCATGGGATTTATTCCTGCAGTTAAACTACTATCTAATTATGGCTGTGTTGATTGCCGGTGCAATTAGAGTTTTAATTCCCACAAGTTTAATTGTCAATTTTATAGGAGGAAAGGCACTTAATTCAGTGCTTATTGCCTCGTTAGTGGCTGTTTTAGCTTATGTGTGCACCTATGTTGAAGTACCCACAGCAATGGCTCTAATCGCTAAAGGAATGGGGCCAGGGGCGACCCTGGCTTATCTATTAGGGGGCCCGGGCTTAAGCCTTCCCTCGATAATGATGCTCTCAGCCGCGTTTCGTAAGAAACTCTTAGCTTTATACGTGGGTTTAAGTTTCATTGGCTGTGTGGTTGCCGGGTATGTGTTTAATTTATTTTAAAACTTAAAAGAGGTACACTTTAATGAAAAGAAATGAGATTAAAAAAGAAGTAAAAAAAAGATATGGACAACTTGCGGAGCAAGGTTCTTCTTGCTGTCCTGATTACAGTTGTTGCGACATTGGCTATAGCATTGAGGAAATTAAGGATTTTCCCTCTGATATATCGGAATTTTCGCTGGGTTGCGGCAATCCTGTTGCCCTGGCAGATATCAGAAAGGGTGAAACTGTCCTTGATATAGGCTCGGGCGGAGGATTGGATGTATTCCTTGCTTCCAAAAGGGTTGGCCCTGAAGGTAAAGTCATAGGCTTAGATATGACCGAGCAGATGGTTGAAAAAGCCAGAAAAAATGCTATAAAAGGAAATTATAACAATGTGGAATTTAAGTTAGGAGAAATAGAAGATATTCCGGTAAAGGATAATTCAATAAA is a window from the bacterium genome containing:
- a CDS encoding permease; translation: MTAVTNKKKQLFFLVAVIVLYALAVSYVAVNDLSWSGMFKAGLLQSKGIEGLEARVKEIDNPPLWNIPFVIWYIILKGAALLVELLPYWLIGMLISGVLVVFVSWEAVRKKMGYGGFKANLMATGAGSIIPICSCGIVPVLVGMLEAGVPLGPSLAFLIAAPMLNIPTVFLTAGLLGKKLALARIIGVFAIAMSVGAVVSWWQKRGGLKHLIKIYVKPNLSPEVQKFSYQIGVKLATKPEGITLKEAGTENLDKLKELEEAGLIEQTKEGKWKLVNRDMSAHQNACFVLPQASENLTFGKKVIKTFKISWDLFLQLNYYLIMAVLIAGAIRVLIPTSLIVNFIGGKALNSVLIASLVAVLAYVCTYVEVPTAMALIAKGMGPGATLAYLLGGPGLSLPSIMMLSAAFRKKLLALYVGLSFIGCVVAGYVFNLF
- the arsM gene encoding arsenite methyltransferase, which encodes MKRNEIKKEVKKRYGQLAEQGSSCCPDYSCCDIGYSIEEIKDFPSDISEFSLGCGNPVALADIRKGETVLDIGSGGGLDVFLASKRVGPEGKVIGLDMTEQMVEKARKNAIKGNYNNVEFKLGEIEDIPVKDNSINLVMSNCVINLVPDKEKAYREIYRILKPGGRFVISDLVTEKELDESIRNNPEKLVACVGGALTEKGYIGAIKKSGFKNVNILKKSSMVVSGVKVLSETIKGEKR